DNA sequence from the Paraburkholderia hospita genome:
TTCAGGCAGTTTCCACTATCTGGTCGCTGCAAAAAAGACACAATAGAGATCTCCGCAAGAAATTCGTTACGGCGTAACGAATACACCAAGTAGCCCCGATATCTGCAGACCGACTGGCCGGACCGCATCAGAAGCGCATACCGGCGGGCGCTCTCCCATCGCGACCGTCACGCCTCGCTACCGTTTCAAGTCGTGCACCGCCGTATCATGCGGTGCACGTCCAAAATGCACTGCGTAATATACGTGCTCTCATAAGGTCATTCCCGGTACCGTCGATAACGAGGCGAAAATTAAAGCTCAGGTTGAACTTCTCCTGATGCACGAAGAAAAAGCGGGCGAGATTCTCGAGGCGAACGTTAATGCATCTTACTAAAGGCCAACGGGATGTCATGCGTGCCGACGGCCATCTGCTGGTGGTTGGCGGTCCAGGATCAGGCAAGACAACTGTTTCGATCCTGAAAGCCGCAAAGGTCGCCGGGAGCGAACTGGCGGCAGGACAGAAGATCCTGTTTGTCAGTTTTTCGCGGGCATCTCTCGTGCGCGTTGAAGAGGCCATCGAACGCCAACAGAAGATGGCTATGGAAGAGAAGCGTCGCCTCGACTTCGAGACGTACCCTTCATTCTTCTGGCGTATTCTGAAGACTCACGGGCATCTCATCGGCCTACCAAGACGAATCGGTGTTCTCACTCCACCTGCAGAAGCCATTGCGCTCGCAGACATCCGTGCGCGGTTTCCGGGAAGAAAGCTGACAGATGGACAAATAGAGGCGAAGCGCCTCGCTGAAGAGCGAGAGCGCGCACGTCTGGCAATAGACGAAGGACGCGTCTGCTTTGATCTGTTTGCAACGTATGCCGGTGACATCCTGTGTGGGAGCGAACGCGTGTCTCGCCTCGTAGCCGACATGTACCCTGTCGTCATCCTTGCTGAATTCCAGGACACAAACAGTGCCCAATGGCGGGTAGTACGGGCGCTCGGCCGGCATTCCCGACTCATAGCACTTGGCGATCCCGCGCAGCGAATCTACGACTGGATCGGCGCGGGTTCGGGCCGCCTTGATCAATTCCGGAAAGTCTTTAATCCAGTTAATGTCGACCTGCTGTCCGATAATCATCGCAGCAGTGGTACGGAAATCGGTACGTATGGTGACGACCTCCTGACCGGGAGAATCTGCCAGAAAATCTACGAAGGCGTCACGGTCCGGTATTTCGAGCCGTACATGGCTCCGGCTATCGCAATGCTCGTAGCGGCTACCTTCGCCGCGCGGCAGCGCCTTGTAAACCGAGGAACCACGGAATGGTCACTGGCAATTCTGGTTCCCACAAACAAGATGACGCAGCTTGTCTCAGATGCTCTGCGTCTGCCTGCGGCTGGGATGCCCGAGATCTCGCACACCGCGGTAGTCGAGATGGAAGCCGCCATTCTTGCGGCAGACGTCATCGCGCTACTGATGCAGCCTGCTTCAAGTCCCCGTCACTTTGCACGGTTTGTCGATCTACTTAGCCACTATTACCTCGGTAAAGGAGGTGACGAGCCGCGACACGAATCCCTCAATGAAGCCGCACGCTTACGCAAGGGATATGAGGAACTGTTTGTCGCGCAGGCTAGCGGCAAGATGATTCGCAAGAACAGCATCATCGTTAACGTTCTGGCAGTGTATGACCAGGTTCGTTCGTTGAAACTGACGGGTGACCCTGACGCTGACTGGCGTGCGATCAGACGCGTGCTAGAGGGA
Encoded proteins:
- a CDS encoding UvrD-helicase domain-containing protein; the protein is MHLTKGQRDVMRADGHLLVVGGPGSGKTTVSILKAAKVAGSELAAGQKILFVSFSRASLVRVEEAIERQQKMAMEEKRRLDFETYPSFFWRILKTHGHLIGLPRRIGVLTPPAEAIALADIRARFPGRKLTDGQIEAKRLAEERERARLAIDEGRVCFDLFATYAGDILCGSERVSRLVADMYPVVILAEFQDTNSAQWRVVRALGRHSRLIALGDPAQRIYDWIGAGSGRLDQFRKVFNPVNVDLLSDNHRSSGTEIGTYGDDLLTGRICQKIYEGVTVRYFEPYMAPAIAMLVAATFAARQRLVNRGTTEWSLAILVPTNKMTQLVSDALRLPAAGMPEISHTAVVEMEAAILAADVIALLMQPASSPRHFARFVDLLSHYYLGKGGDEPRHESLNEAARLRKGYEELFVAQASGKMIRKNSIIVNVLAVYDQVRSLKLTGDPDADWRAIRRVLEGGACKRLREVAEDVRGISLLQHGTQLHQTLSQDWRNNGGYCNALDIAREAFIRQHFSTDAKSESGIIVMNMDKAKGKQFDEVIIFEGWPVSRRGLPPFNGDRIVRLNLRENIDELARQSLRISVTRAKRQVTILTPRTDPCVLLASGSMSRI